A genome region from Gallus gallus isolate bGalGal1 chromosome 9, bGalGal1.mat.broiler.GRCg7b, whole genome shotgun sequence includes the following:
- the DIPK2A gene encoding divergent protein kinase domain 2A isoform X2, with protein MQHKEHSRCVLKSFPSDEGWPFAKYLGACGRMVAVNYVGEELWSYFNAPWEKRVDLAWQLMEIAEQLTNNDFEFALYLLDVSFDNFAVGPRDGKVIIVDAENVLVADKRLIRQNKPENWDVWYESKFDDCDKEACLSFSKEILCARVTVDHNYYAVCQNLLSRHATWRGTSGGLLHDPPADIAKDGRLEALLDECANPKKRYGRFQAAKELREYLAQLSNNVR; from the exons ATGCAACACAAAGAGCATAGTAGATGTGTTTTGAAG AGTTTCCCATCTGATGAGGGTTGGCCATTTGCGAAGTACTTAGGAGCGTGTGGAAGAATGGTGGCTGTCAATTACGTTGGAGAAGAGCTATGGAGTTATTTTAACGCACCATGGGAGAAACGAGTGGATCTGGCCTGGCAGCTAATGGAAATAGCTGAGCAGCTGACTAATAATGACTTTGAATTTGCACTCTACCTCCTCGACGTCAGCTTTGACAACTTTGCAGTTGGACCAAGAGATGGGAAAGTCATCATTGTGGATGCAGAAAATGTTCTGGTAGCAGACAAAAGGTTAATCAGACAGA ATAAACCTGAAAACTGGGATGTATGGTATGAAAGCAAATTTGATGACTGTGATAAAGAAGCTTGTCTGTCCTTCTCAAAAGAGATTCTTTGTGCTCGTGTCACTGTGGACCACAATTATTATGCTGTTTGTCAGAACCTTTTATCGAGACATGCCACGTGGCGTGGCACTTCCGGAGGACTACTTCATGACCCCCCAGCTGACATTGCCAAAGATGGCCGGCTTGAGGCCTTGCTGGATGAGTGTGCCAACCCAAAGAAGCGATATGGCAGATTCCAAGCAGCAAAGGAACTGCGTGAATACCTTGCACAACTCAGTAACAATGTGAGGTAG